From a region of the Salvelinus alpinus chromosome 2, SLU_Salpinus.1, whole genome shotgun sequence genome:
- the LOC139544019 gene encoding inactive tyrosine-protein kinase 7-like has product MELPSTENKCFTESNLNSANRRRQGVMPTIHTTTLFLIFTKVLTVHAASFHFTKEPKSQDALHGRSAMLRCEVSDADSVSYSWLQNGDAVNDTERLFREGGNLKFTAVDRVLDAGTFQCLAANNATGEEERSTEASFNIKWLESGGVTLKDPASEQDIESSAPVTLRCNIDGHPRPTCHWYRDGVRLPEKSHQINNKERTLTLPSASPDNNGLYYCCAKNPAGHVCSNANFTLNIIDKSFPRPVVVPEDLVVMRNEEALLNCLFTAEPPPTQEWYHQDELITNKSRLVMLNNGSLLITQVKPRNTGLYKCVAKGPRGLPVTLEATVNLAEIEEMGPSQSRVFSANSLERVSCRPPRGHPEPDVWWEWGGERVPSEGRVYQDGLELVFSPTQGEDSGLYTCVGQNKAGTRRQELTVTVATPPEWVTKPEDSQLEEGLPGYLHCHTRATPQPEVTWYRNFIPITTEDIRFKLYPNGTLRINSVEVYDNHLYMCRSQTEAGRVEGRARVFVLEKLKFTPTPQPSQCLELDKESTVQCSAKGREIPTIQWTKADGSELPEHVVQTGGVLHFAKVTRDDAGNYTCLASNSLQGQITAAVQLTVAVYITFNMEPEHTTVYQGHTAILHCQATGDPQPFIQWKKKDKFLEPRKSRFQKMPNGSLVIHDVSVEDTGSFTCIAGNSCNIGHTSAELYVVEKPVHHSLEEDEKAPYKMIQTIGLSVGAAVAYIIIVLGLMFYCKKRRNAKRLKDPEGEEAETEHLNGGTVQTNGQATAEIQEEVALTNMGTTASSANNKRHSSHEKGPYPRANLTTITTLGKGEFGEVFLAKAKGLMSAGGRGSEDEEETVVLVKSLQTRDETLQLEFRREIEMFGKLGHPNLVRLLGMCREAEPHYLILEYAELGDLKQYLKMSKNKEEKPKSHHLSTKQKVGVCLQVARGMEHLSNQRFVHKDLATRNCLISAKRQVKVSALGLSKDVYNDEYYHYRQAWIPLRWLPSEAVFEDDYSTKTDVWSFGVLMWEVFSLGELPHAALDHDKVLEELREGRGKLPLPQGCPSRVYKLMTRCWASSPKDRSCFSDIVSALSELPSESKV; this is encoded by the exons tTCTCACTGTTCACGCCGCCTCCTTCCACTTCACCAAGGAGCCCAAGTCCCAGGATGCCTTGCACGGCCGGAGTGCCATGTTACGCTGCGAGGTCAGCGACGCGGATAGCGTGAGTTACAGTTGGCTGCAAAACGGCGATGCGGTGAACGACACGGAGCGCCTCTTTCGGGAGGGCGGCAACCTCAAGTTCACCGCTGTGGACCGCGTGCTGGACGCCGGGACCTTCCAGTGCCTGGCCGCCAACAATGCCACGGGAGAAGAGGAGCGCTCCACCGAGGCGTCCTTCAACATCAAAT GGCTAGAGAGTGGTGGGGTGACCCTGAAGGATCCTGCATCAGAGCAGGACATCGAGAGCTCTGCCCCTGTGACGTTGAGGTGCAACATCGATGGACACCCACG ACCAACATGCCACTGGTACAGAGACGGTGTGCGCCTGCCGGAGAAGAGCCATCAGATCAACAACAAGGAGCGAACTCTGACCCTGCCCAGTGCCAGCCCAGACAACAATGGCCTCTACTATTGCTGTGCCAAAAATCCAGCCGGGCACGTGTGCAGCAATGCCAACTTCACCCTCAATATCATAG ATAAGAGTTTCCCTCGTCCCGTGGTGGTTCCTGAGGACCTGGTGGTGATGCGGAACGAGGAGGCCCTCCTTAACTGCCTGTTCACCGCCGAGCCCCCTCCCACCCAAGAGTGGTACCACCAGGATGAGCTCATCACCAACAAGTCCCG gTTGGTGATGTTGAACAATGGCTCCCTGCTCATCACCCAGGTGAAACCCAGAAACACTGGGCTTTACAAATGTGTGGCCAAAGGGCCCCGCGGACTCCCTGTCACTCTGGAGGCCACCGTGAACCTAGCAG AAATCGAGGAGATGGGCCCCAGCCAGAGCCGGGTCTTCTCTGCCAACTCCCTGGAGCGGGTATCCTGCCGCCCCCCTCGCGGCCACCCGGAGCCCGATGTGTGGTGGGAGTGGGGCGGGGAACGCGTTCCCTCAGAGGGCAGGGTCTACCAGGACGGACTGGAGCTGGTCTTCAGCCCCACCCAGGGGGAAGACTCAGGATTGTATACCTGCGTGGGCCAGAACAAAGCCGGTACCAGGAGGCAGGAGCTGACCGTCACCGTGGCCA CCCCTCCGGAGTGGGTGACAAAGCCAGAGGACAGCCAGCTGGAGGAGGGCCTCCCTGGGTACCTGCATTGCCACACCCGCGCCACACCCCAGCCCGAGGTTACCTGGTACCGCAACTTCATCCCCATCACCACCGAG GACATTCGCTTTAAGCTGTACCCCAACGGGACCCTGAGGATCAACAGTGTGGAGGTGTATGATAACCACTTATACATGTGTCGGAGCCAGACGGAGGCCGGGAGGGTGGAAGGTCGGGCCCGGGTCTTCGTACTTG AGAAGCTGAAGTTCACACCCACCCCCCAGCCCTCCCAGTGTCTGGAGTTGGACAAGGAGAGCACTGTGCAGTGCTCTGCCAAGGGCCGCGAGATCCCCACCATTCAGTGGACCAAAGCAG ATGGCAGTGAGCTGCCGGAGCATGTAGTCCAGACCGGCGGTGTGCTCCACTTCGCAAAGGTGACGAGGGACGACGCGGGCAACTACACCTGCCTGGCATCCAACAGCCTGCAGGGCCAGATCACAGCCGCCGTGCAGCTCACCGTAGCAG tgtATATAACATTTAATATGGAGCCGGAGCACACCACTGTTTACCAGGGCCACACAGCCATTCTGCACTGCCAGGCCACCGGTGACCCCCAGCCCTTTATCCAGTGGAAGAAGAAAGACAAGTTCCTGGAGCCTCGCAAGAGCAG ATTTCAGAAGATGCCCAATGGCTCTCTGGTCATCCATGACGTGAGTGTGGAGGACACGGGAAGCTTCACATGCATCGCTGGCAACAGCTGCAATATCGGCCACACATCGGCAGAGCTCTATGTCGTAG AGAAGCCCGTGCACCACTCGTTGGAGGAGGACGAAAAGGCGCCCTACAAGATGATCCAGACAATCGGCCTATCGGTGGGCGCCGCCGTGGCCTACATCATCATCGTCCTGGGCCTGATGTTCTACTGCAAGAAGAGACGCAACGCCAAAAGACTAAAGGacccagagggagaggaggccgAGACAGAGCACCTCAACG GGGGCACGGTGCAGACCAATGGGCAGGCCACCGCTGAGATCCAGGAGGAGGTGGCACTGACCAACATGGGCACCACGGCCAGCAGTGCCAACAACAAGCGCCACAGCAGCCACGAGAAAGGGCCCTACCCCCGCGCCAACCTGACCACCATCACCACTCTGG GAAAAGGTGAGTTTGGCGAGGTGTTCCTGGCCAAAGCCAAGGGCCTCATGTCAGCAGGAGGAAGAGGCagtgaagatgaggaggagacagtggtgcTGGTGAAGAGTCTGCAGACGCGGGACGAGACCCTGCAGCTGGAGTTCCGCCGCGAGATCGAGATGTTCGGCAAGCTGGGCCACCCCAACCTGGTGCGCCTACTGGGCATGTGCAGAGAAGCCGAGCCCCACTACCTCATACTGGAGTACGCTGAATTG GGGGACCTGAAGCAATACCTCAAGATGTCCAAGAACAAGGAGGAGAAACCCAAGTCCCATCACCTCAGCACCAAGCAGAAG gtgGGGGTGTGTCTGCAGGTTGCCCGGGGGATGGAGCATCTATCCAATCAGCGCTTTGTCCACAAGGACCTAGCCACCCGCAACTGTCTGATCAGCGCCAAGAGACAGGTCAAGGTGTCTGCACTGGGGCTCAGCAAGGATGTCTACAACGA tGAGTACTATCACTACCGGCAGGCGTGGATCCCTCTGCGCTGGCTGCCTAGCGAGGCCGTGTTCGAGGACGACTACTCCACCAAGACGGACGTGTGGTCCTTCGGCGTGCTCATGTGGGAGGTGTTTAGCCTGGGGGAGCTGCCGCACGCTGCGCTCGACCACGACAAGGTCCTCGAAG AGCTGAGGGAGGGCCGGGGGAAGCTGCCCCTGCCCCAGGGCTGTCCTTCTCGGGTGTACAAGCTGATGACTCGCTGCTGGGCCTCCAGCCCCAAGGACCGCTCCTGCTTTAGTGACATCGTCTCTGCCCTCAGCGAACTGCCCTCCGAGAGCAAGGTGTAA